In Serratia sp. FDAARGOS_506, a genomic segment contains:
- the yegD gene encoding molecular chaperone, whose amino-acid sequence MFIGFDYGTANCSVAVMRDHGPELLTLENNEPYLPSMLCAPTREAVSECLHRHWQVPTGSEENQQLLRRAISYNREEDIPVNGDSVLFGLQALAHYMEDPEEVYFVRSPKSFLGANGLKPQQIALFEDLVCAMMFHIKRQAENVLQTGIDQAVIGRPINFQGIGGDEANRQAQGILQRAAERAGFKEIEFQFEPVAAGLDFEATLSEEQTVLVVDIGGGTTDCSVLLMGPQWRDRADRQQSLLGHSGCRVGGNDLDIMLAFKQLMPLFGLGGETGKGIALPALPYWNAVATNDVPAQNDFYSAANGRVLRDLILDAAEPEKVKRLLKVYQQRLSYRLVRAAEESKIALSGQSAISAPLSFVQADLAESISQDQLADAISQPLMRIQEQVSAALASSQTAPQVIYLTGGSARSPLLRAALQQQLPGIPIVGGNDFGSVTAGLARWAQTLFR is encoded by the coding sequence ATGTTTATTGGATTCGACTACGGGACAGCCAACTGTTCCGTCGCGGTGATGCGCGACCACGGCCCCGAGCTGCTGACGCTGGAAAACAACGAGCCGTATCTGCCTTCGATGCTATGCGCGCCGACCCGCGAAGCGGTGAGCGAGTGCCTGCACCGCCACTGGCAGGTACCGACCGGTAGCGAAGAAAACCAGCAGTTGCTGCGCCGCGCCATCAGTTACAACCGCGAAGAAGACATTCCGGTCAACGGCGACAGCGTGCTGTTCGGCCTGCAGGCGCTGGCGCACTACATGGAAGATCCGGAAGAGGTGTACTTCGTGCGCTCGCCGAAGTCCTTCCTCGGCGCCAACGGCCTGAAGCCGCAGCAGATCGCGCTGTTCGAAGACCTGGTGTGCGCCATGATGTTCCACATCAAACGCCAGGCGGAAAACGTACTGCAAACCGGTATCGATCAGGCGGTGATCGGCCGGCCGATCAACTTCCAGGGCATCGGCGGCGACGAAGCCAACCGGCAGGCGCAGGGCATTTTGCAGCGCGCCGCCGAACGCGCCGGTTTCAAAGAGATTGAATTCCAGTTCGAGCCGGTGGCGGCGGGGCTGGACTTCGAAGCGACGCTGAGCGAAGAGCAAACCGTGCTGGTCGTGGACATCGGCGGCGGCACCACCGACTGCTCGGTGCTGCTGATGGGGCCGCAGTGGCGCGACCGCGCCGATCGCCAGCAGAGCCTGCTGGGCCACAGTGGCTGCCGGGTCGGCGGTAACGATCTGGACATCATGTTGGCCTTCAAACAGCTGATGCCGCTGTTCGGTCTGGGTGGTGAAACCGGGAAAGGCATCGCCCTGCCGGCGCTGCCTTACTGGAACGCGGTGGCGACCAACGACGTGCCGGCGCAAAACGACTTCTACAGCGCCGCCAACGGCCGCGTGCTGCGCGATTTGATCCTCGACGCGGCGGAGCCGGAAAAGGTCAAACGCCTGCTGAAAGTGTACCAACAGCGCCTAAGCTACCGGCTGGTGCGCGCGGCCGAAGAGAGTAAGATAGCCCTGTCCGGCCAATCCGCCATCAGCGCACCACTCAGCTTCGTGCAGGCCGATCTGGCAGAAAGCATCAGCCAGGATCAGCTCGCCGACGCCATCTCGCAGCCGTTGATGCGCATTCAGGAGCAGGTCAGCGCCGCGCTGGCCAGCAGCCAGACCGCGCCGCAGGTGATCTACCTGACCGGCGGCAGCGCGCGTTCGCCGCTGCTGCGCGCCGCGCTGCAACAGCAGCTGCCGGGCATTCCGATCGTCGGCGGCAACGACTTCGGCTCGGTCACCGCCGGGCTGGCGCGCTGGGCGCAAACGCTGTTCCGTTGA
- a CDS encoding aldo/keto reductase → MSKKQLGRSGIQVPALTFGGNVFGWTADQATSFSLLDALVDNQLNFIDTADVYSSWAPGNRGGESETVIGEWLKKSGKRDQVIIATKVGKPMGEGKQGLSPRYIQQAVEDSLRRLQTDYIDLYQSHDDDRDTPLEETLAAFDALIKAGKVRAIGASNYQADRLEEALRVSESNGLARYETLQPEYNLYAREGYEAELEGVAQRHGLGVINFFALASGFLTGKYRSKEDEGKSQRGDRIVERYLNPRGFRILAALDQVASKHGTSPAQVSLAWLIARPSITAPIVSATSLPQLDELVSATRLTLDADDIQALNHASAG, encoded by the coding sequence ATGAGCAAGAAACAACTGGGCCGTTCGGGCATTCAGGTGCCGGCGTTAACCTTCGGCGGCAACGTGTTCGGCTGGACGGCGGATCAAGCGACCTCTTTCAGCCTGTTGGATGCGCTGGTGGACAATCAGCTCAACTTTATCGACACCGCCGACGTCTATTCCAGCTGGGCGCCGGGTAACCGGGGCGGTGAATCGGAAACCGTCATCGGCGAATGGCTGAAAAAGAGTGGCAAGCGCGACCAGGTGATCATCGCCACCAAGGTGGGCAAACCGATGGGCGAAGGCAAACAGGGGCTGTCGCCGCGCTATATTCAGCAGGCGGTGGAAGACTCGCTGCGCCGCCTGCAAACTGACTATATCGATCTTTACCAGTCGCATGACGACGATCGCGATACGCCGTTGGAAGAGACGCTGGCGGCGTTCGATGCGTTGATCAAGGCCGGTAAGGTGCGGGCGATCGGCGCCTCCAACTATCAGGCGGATCGCCTGGAAGAAGCGCTGCGGGTGAGTGAAAGCAACGGGCTGGCGCGTTACGAAACCCTGCAGCCGGAATATAACCTGTATGCGCGCGAAGGTTATGAAGCTGAGCTGGAAGGCGTGGCGCAGCGCCATGGGCTCGGGGTGATCAACTTCTTCGCGCTGGCCAGCGGCTTCCTGACCGGCAAATACCGCAGCAAAGAGGATGAGGGCAAAAGCCAGCGTGGCGATCGCATCGTCGAACGCTACCTTAACCCGCGCGGCTTCCGCATTCTGGCGGCGTTGGATCAGGTGGCGAGCAAGCACGGCACCTCCCCGGCGCAGGTCTCGCTGGCCTGGCTGATTGCGCGTCCGAGCATCACCGCGCCGATCGTCAGCGCCACCTCGTTGCCGCAGCTGGATGAGTTGGTCAGCGCCACCCGCCTGACGCTGGATGCGGACGACATTCAGGCGCTGAACCACGCCAGCGCCGGGTAA
- a CDS encoding pyridoxamine 5'-phosphate oxidase family protein, whose amino-acid sequence MSGDTINDLATLEQLYGKPGAPSVFKEVSYIHPAYRPFIEAAPFAALSTVGPDGMDVSPRGDPAGFIHIEDEKTLLLPDRRGNNRIDSLRNILHDNRVALLLLIPGIGETLRINGRAEIVVAPAVLQRFAHRNQLPRSVLRIRVEAVFFQCSRAVLRSGLWEEGSRLERSALPSPGHILAAVSQTRFDGEEYDRELPQRLKDTLY is encoded by the coding sequence ATGTCTGGTGATACCATCAACGATCTCGCGACGCTGGAACAGCTGTACGGCAAACCCGGCGCCCCCTCGGTTTTTAAAGAAGTCAGCTATATCCATCCGGCGTACCGCCCGTTTATCGAGGCGGCGCCGTTTGCCGCCTTGTCGACAGTTGGGCCGGATGGCATGGATGTTTCCCCGCGCGGCGATCCGGCCGGTTTCATTCATATCGAAGACGAGAAAACCCTGCTGTTGCCGGATCGACGCGGCAATAATCGCATCGACAGCCTGCGCAATATCCTGCACGACAATCGGGTGGCGCTGCTGCTGCTGATCCCCGGCATCGGCGAAACGCTGCGGATTAACGGACGGGCGGAGATCGTGGTGGCGCCGGCGGTGTTGCAGCGCTTCGCCCACCGCAACCAGCTGCCGCGTTCAGTACTGCGCATTCGGGTAGAGGCGGTGTTTTTCCAGTGCAGCCGGGCGGTCTTGCGCTCGGGACTCTGGGAAGAGGGCAGCCGTCTCGAACGTTCGGCGCTGCCCAGCCCGGGCCATATTTTGGCTGCGGTGAGCCAAACGCGCTTCGACGGTGAAGAGTACGACCGCGAGCTGCCGCAGCGGCTGAAAGATACGCTGTATTAA
- a CDS encoding GNAT family N-acetyltransferase, whose protein sequence is MSTILTLDSARLRLRPWHDDDLPAFAALNADPQVMRYFPAPMTAEESRAQAERIRAFMQQHGWGLWAVEVKDGAPFIGFVGLARPGDDLPCSPCVEIGWRLAAAHWGNGYAAEAARAALACAFNTLYLPEVVSFTAESNQPSRRVMERIGMQFDGETFLHPRLPAGHPLQKHVLYRLNRQAWRERHGD, encoded by the coding sequence ATGTCAACCATCCTTACCCTCGACAGCGCCAGGCTGCGGCTGCGCCCCTGGCACGACGACGATCTGCCGGCCTTCGCCGCGCTCAACGCCGATCCGCAGGTGATGCGCTATTTCCCGGCGCCGATGACGGCCGAGGAAAGCCGCGCGCAGGCCGAACGCATTCGCGCCTTCATGCAACAGCACGGCTGGGGGCTATGGGCGGTGGAAGTGAAAGACGGCGCACCCTTTATCGGTTTTGTCGGGCTGGCGCGGCCGGGCGACGATCTGCCTTGCTCCCCCTGCGTGGAGATCGGTTGGCGGCTGGCGGCGGCCCACTGGGGCAACGGCTACGCCGCTGAAGCGGCACGCGCTGCGCTGGCGTGCGCCTTCAACACGCTGTACTTGCCGGAAGTGGTGTCCTTCACCGCCGAAAGCAACCAGCCGTCACGCCGGGTGATGGAACGCATCGGCATGCAGTTTGACGGCGAAACCTTCCTGCACCCGCGTCTACCGGCGGGCCATCCGCTGCAAAAGCACGTCTTGTACCGGCTGAACCGACAAGCGTGGCGCGAACGTCACGGCGATTAA